From Fusobacterium perfoetens:
AAGCTCATCATTAACAATTTTTATAAATTGTTGTCCAGGATTAACTCCGATTAAAGTTTCTGTTCCGATAGCTTTTTCTTGAATTTTAGCTATGAAATCTTTTACAACTTTGTAGTTAACGTCAGCTTCTAGTAAAGACATTTTAACTTCTCTTAAAGCATCTTTGATGTTACTTTCTGTTAACTTTCCTTGTCCTCTTACTTTTTTGAATATACTTTGAAATCTATTTCCTAAATTTTCTAACATATTCTCTCCTAACTTAATTTTTCTATTATCTCATCAAGTTTTTCCATTTTGAAGTCTTTTTTAAGTTCTAATAATTTTTCACGAAGTTCTTTATCTCTTTGATAAAACTTTAATTTTTCTTCGTAATTTCTTAGAATTTTTATTCCTCTTTTAACATTATCATATACAGCCTGTCTACTGATTCCATAATTCTCAGCTATCTCTGTAAGTGATAGATCCTCTTCAAAATATTCAATCAAATATTTGCTTTGTTTTTCTGTTAAAAGAACTTTATAATAATCCAATAGAATTCCTATTTCTATCATCTCTTTTAATTCCATTAATATCACCAAGATATTATATTAGATTTTCAAAAGTTTGTCAAGTATTTTTTCTTTACTTTAATAATTTTTTTATTATTTTTAGATTTTTTTTATTTTTCTTCGTCTAAATGAAAAATTAATATTTTGGAGGTTATAAAATGAGAAAAATTTTAAAATTATTATCTATTGGAATACTTTCGCTTTTTATTTTCTCAGTTAGTTTTTCAGCGGATGATTATCAAAAAGATATGTTGTCTCTTGTGAATATTGAAAGAGAAAAGGAAAATCTTTCTCCTCTTACTCTTGAT
This genomic window contains:
- the ylxM gene encoding YlxM family DNA-binding protein; this translates as MELKEMIEIGILLDYYKVLLTEKQSKYLIEYFEEDLSLTEIAENYGISRQAVYDNVKRGIKILRNYEEKLKFYQRDKELREKLLELKKDFKMEKLDEIIEKLS